A genomic window from Flavobacterium phycosphaerae includes:
- the recO gene encoding DNA repair protein RecO: protein MLVKTKAIVISSLKYQEKSLIVKCLTHSDGLKSYFVPNAFSAKKSNQKIAYFQPLTILEIEANHKNKGTLEHFKEIKLAHAYQTISNDIVKSTIVMFLSEIMHHSIHEEEKNENLFLFLESALLWLDAHDDMANFHLILMLEMTKFLGFYPDTTETDGNFFEVKEGFFTSTLGTGCLSEHETHLFKRLIDLKFDSDQKVFSGVERQILLKILLSYYTTHLAGFKNPKSLEVLKEVFA, encoded by the coding sequence ATGCTAGTCAAAACTAAAGCTATCGTCATTTCTTCATTAAAGTATCAGGAAAAAAGCCTGATAGTAAAATGCCTGACCCACTCCGACGGCTTGAAAAGTTATTTTGTTCCCAATGCCTTTTCGGCCAAAAAATCAAATCAAAAAATCGCTTATTTTCAACCGTTGACGATACTCGAAATCGAAGCCAATCACAAAAACAAAGGGACACTCGAGCATTTCAAGGAAATCAAACTGGCTCATGCTTACCAAACCATCAGCAACGACATTGTTAAAAGCACTATCGTAATGTTTCTTTCCGAAATCATGCACCACAGCATACACGAAGAAGAGAAAAATGAAAACCTTTTTTTGTTTCTGGAATCGGCTTTGCTTTGGCTCGATGCACATGATGACATGGCTAATTTTCATTTAATTTTGATGTTGGAAATGACTAAATTTCTTGGTTTTTATCCCGATACAACAGAAACAGACGGTAACTTTTTCGAAGTTAAAGAAGGTTTTTTTACCTCCACTTTAGGAACCGGTTGCTTAAGCGAACATGAAACCCATCTGTTTAAAAGGCTAATCGATTTAAAGTTTGACTCCGATCAAAAAGTCTTTTCCGGTGTGGAACGCCAGATCTTGCTCAAAATCTTGCTCAGTTATTACACTACACATCTTGCCGGATTTAAAAATCCCAAATCACTCGAAGTTTTGAAAGAGGTATTTGCTTAA
- the ileS gene encoding isoleucine--tRNA ligase, with amino-acid sequence MSTKFTEYKGLDLPTVASEVLDFWKKNNVFEQSITSREGATPYVFFEGPPSANGLPGIHHVMARAIKDIFCRYKTQKGFQVKRKAGWDTHGLPVELGTEKELGITKEDIGKTISIEEYNEACKRTVMRYTDVWNDLTEKMGYWVDMEDPYVTYKSKYMESVWWLLKQIYDKGLLYKGYTIQPYSPKAGTGLSSHEVNQPGSYRDVTDTTVVAQFKTKQETLPSFLQGFGDIHILAWTTTPWTLPSNTALTVGPKIEYVLVKTFNQYTFEPVNVVLAKNLVGKQFAGKYVVAESEADFANYKADDKKIPYQILAEAKGIDLVGIRYEQLMPLVLPYQNPENAFRVISGDFVTTEDGTGIVHTAPTFGADDAKVAKEATPEVPPMLVLDEIGNAVPLVDLQGRFIQGLGDYSGKYVKNEYYEASEAPERSVDVEIAIQLKEENKAFKVEKYVHSYPHSWRTDEPLLYYPLDSWFIKVTDVKDRMFDLNDTINWKPKATGEGRFGNWLKNANDWNLSRSRYWGIPLPIWRTEDKQEEVLIGSVEELYNAIEKAIAAGVETTNPFKGFEIGNMSEENYDLVDLHKNVVDNITLVSPSGKPMKRESDLIDVWFDSGAMPYAQWHYPFENKDKIDENKDFPADFIAEGVDQTRGWFYTLHAIGTLVFDKIAYKNVVSNGLVLDKNGQKMSKRLGNAVDPFTTLAEYGPDATRWYMIANANPWDNLKFDIEGVAEVRRKFFGTLYNTYSFFSLYANIDGFKYEEAEIPLNERPEIDRWILSELHTLIKVVDEAYADYEPTRAARAISDFVQENLSNWYVRLCRRRFWKGEYAADKIAAYQTLYSCLLNVAKLSAPIAPFFMDKLYRDLVNTTGSEDFSSVHLAQFPVSVENFVDKSLESKMMKAQTVSSLVLSLRKKEMIKVRQPLQKVMIPILDENQRAEIEAVSDLIKAEVNVKEIELLDDASGVLVKQIKPNFKALGPRFGKDIGLISKEIQNFIPEQINELDTKGAITLVISGKSIILSLEDVEITSQDIPGWLVANANGITVALDITLTEELKNEGIARELVNRIQNLRKDSGFEVTDKIKVQLQHNTILAKAIQENEDYIKSETLTETLVLENEIANGSEIEFDEIKTRILISK; translated from the coding sequence ATGAGTACTAAGTTTACTGAATACAAAGGACTTGACCTGCCAACGGTAGCGTCTGAAGTTCTTGATTTTTGGAAAAAAAATAACGTCTTTGAACAAAGCATAACCTCGCGTGAAGGGGCTACGCCTTATGTGTTTTTTGAAGGGCCTCCGTCTGCCAATGGATTACCCGGAATTCACCACGTGATGGCGCGTGCCATTAAAGATATTTTTTGTCGTTATAAAACCCAAAAAGGGTTCCAAGTAAAGCGTAAAGCAGGCTGGGACACTCACGGTCTACCGGTAGAATTGGGTACCGAAAAAGAATTAGGCATTACCAAAGAAGACATCGGAAAAACCATTTCCATCGAAGAATACAACGAAGCGTGTAAACGAACCGTTATGCGTTATACAGATGTGTGGAATGACCTGACCGAAAAAATGGGCTACTGGGTAGATATGGAGGATCCGTATGTGACTTACAAATCCAAATACATGGAAAGTGTATGGTGGTTGCTGAAACAAATCTATGACAAAGGCTTGTTATACAAAGGCTACACCATTCAACCGTATTCGCCAAAAGCCGGAACCGGATTATCCTCACACGAAGTAAACCAACCGGGAAGTTACCGCGATGTAACTGACACCACCGTAGTAGCACAATTCAAAACAAAACAAGAAACATTGCCAAGCTTCCTTCAAGGATTTGGCGATATTCACATATTAGCTTGGACCACCACCCCATGGACGTTACCAAGCAACACCGCCTTGACAGTTGGGCCAAAGATTGAGTATGTTTTGGTAAAAACTTTTAACCAATACACGTTTGAACCCGTGAATGTAGTTTTGGCTAAGAATTTAGTCGGAAAACAATTTGCCGGAAAATATGTTGTGGCCGAAAGTGAAGCTGATTTTGCCAATTATAAAGCCGATGACAAAAAAATACCGTACCAAATTTTAGCAGAAGCTAAAGGAATTGATTTAGTCGGAATACGTTACGAACAGTTGATGCCATTGGTTTTGCCATACCAAAACCCGGAGAATGCCTTTAGGGTTATCTCGGGAGACTTTGTTACTACAGAGGACGGTACCGGTATTGTACACACAGCCCCAACGTTTGGTGCCGATGATGCCAAAGTAGCCAAAGAAGCAACACCGGAAGTACCGCCAATGTTAGTCTTGGATGAAATTGGAAATGCTGTACCGTTAGTTGATTTACAAGGTAGATTTATTCAAGGTTTGGGTGATTACTCCGGGAAATATGTAAAGAATGAATACTATGAAGCAAGCGAAGCACCGGAGCGTTCCGTTGATGTGGAAATTGCTATTCAGTTAAAAGAAGAAAATAAAGCGTTTAAAGTTGAGAAATACGTGCACAGTTACCCACACAGTTGGAGAACCGACGAGCCGTTGCTTTACTATCCGTTAGATTCGTGGTTTATCAAAGTAACCGATGTTAAAGACCGAATGTTCGACTTAAACGATACTATTAATTGGAAACCGAAAGCCACCGGTGAAGGCCGTTTCGGGAACTGGTTGAAAAATGCCAACGACTGGAACTTGTCGCGTTCAAGATATTGGGGTATTCCGTTGCCTATTTGGCGAACCGAAGACAAGCAGGAAGAAGTGCTTATCGGTTCGGTAGAAGAACTGTATAATGCCATCGAAAAAGCTATCGCTGCCGGTGTTGAAACTACCAATCCTTTCAAAGGTTTTGAAATCGGGAACATGAGTGAGGAAAATTATGATTTGGTGGATTTACACAAAAATGTAGTTGACAATATCACTTTAGTTTCTCCATCAGGTAAACCGATGAAACGCGAAAGCGATTTGATTGATGTTTGGTTCGATAGTGGCGCTATGCCTTATGCACAATGGCATTACCCTTTTGAGAACAAAGATAAAATTGACGAAAACAAAGACTTTCCGGCCGATTTCATTGCTGAAGGTGTCGACCAAACTCGCGGTTGGTTTTATACTTTACATGCCATCGGAACATTGGTTTTTGATAAAATTGCTTATAAAAATGTAGTGTCGAATGGTTTGGTGCTTGACAAAAACGGACAAAAGATGTCCAAACGTTTAGGCAATGCTGTAGACCCGTTCACCACATTAGCAGAATATGGTCCTGATGCGACCCGCTGGTACATGATTGCCAATGCGAATCCTTGGGACAATTTAAAATTTGACATTGAAGGTGTTGCGGAAGTGCGTCGTAAATTCTTCGGAACACTCTACAATACGTACTCGTTCTTTAGTTTATATGCTAACATTGATGGATTTAAATACGAGGAAGCAGAAATTCCTTTAAACGAAAGACCCGAAATCGACCGTTGGATTTTATCTGAACTACACACCTTGATAAAAGTGGTGGATGAAGCTTACGCCGATTATGAACCAACCAGAGCAGCTCGTGCCATTTCTGATTTCGTTCAGGAAAACTTGAGCAACTGGTATGTGCGTTTATGCAGAAGAAGATTCTGGAAAGGCGAATACGCCGCCGATAAAATCGCGGCTTATCAAACATTATATTCTTGTTTGTTAAACGTAGCAAAACTATCTGCGCCTATAGCTCCTTTCTTCATGGACAAGTTGTATCGCGATTTGGTTAATACTACTGGAAGCGAGGATTTTAGCAGTGTTCACTTGGCTCAATTCCCGGTTTCGGTTGAAAACTTTGTTGATAAATCGCTCGAGAGCAAAATGATGAAAGCGCAAACCGTTTCGTCATTGGTTTTATCCCTTCGCAAAAAGGAAATGATTAAAGTACGTCAACCGTTGCAAAAGGTAATGATACCAATACTTGACGAGAATCAACGTGCTGAAATCGAGGCGGTTTCCGACCTGATAAAAGCCGAAGTAAACGTCAAAGAAATTGAACTTTTAGACGATGCTTCAGGGGTTTTAGTGAAGCAAATTAAACCCAATTTCAAAGCATTGGGACCGCGTTTCGGAAAGGATATAGGATTGATTTCCAAAGAAATACAAAACTTTATACCGGAACAAATTAACGAGTTAGACACAAAAGGTGCCATAACGCTTGTTATTTCAGGAAAAAGTATAATTTTATCCTTAGAAGATGTTGAGATTACCTCTCAGGATATTCCGGGTTGGTTGGTGGCCAATGCTAATGGCATAACTGTTGCTTTAGATATAACCTTGACCGAAGAATTGAAAAACGAAGGAATCGCCAGAGAATTAGTTAACCGAATTCAAAACCTTAGAAAAGACAGCGGATTTGAAGTAACCGATAAAATTAAAGTGCAATTACAACACAATACTATATTAGCCAAAGCAATACAGGAAAACGAAGACTATATCAAATCAGAAACATTAACTGAGACTTTAGTTTTAGAAAATGAAATAGCAAATGGTTCTGAAATAGAATTTGACGAGATAAAAACAAGAATATTAATTTCTAAATAA